CCAAGGCACTTCTGGGGCGCTGAAATACAGATGTCAAGGCCCCATTCGTCCGGGTGAAGTTCAACGCCGCCAAGAGAAGCGACTACATCGATAAGCGACACAATGTCGTGCCTGCGACAGATCTCACCGATCTGTTTCAACGGAGACACGGTGCCGCACGGGGTCTCGACATGAACGACCGTGAGAAGTTCGACGTCGGGGTGAGCGGCCGCAACTTCTTCGATCATCTCTGGTGCTGGGACCTCACGGAATCCTGTCTCGATCTCGATGACCTCCGCTCCGTGACCAGCGAGCCAGTAACCCATTCCCTTGCCGTAGGGACCGTTCGCCAGGTTGATTACCTTCATTCCGGGCCGAACGACTCCCACGACAGCCGCTTCAAGCCCGAGGACGGCCTCGCCCTGCATGAGAATAATGTCGTTTTCAGTTCCGTACACCTGTCCGACTAGATCTCCGAGCATCCGGAAACGCTCGAGAAAAGCGGGATCGTAGTGATACGAAACAGGTGATCCCTGCGCCGCTAGAACGCGGGCCGATACCGTGGTGGGTCCTGCCGCGAGCGTAAAAGCGGGGGGACTGGTGGACA
The sequence above is a segment of the Acidobacteriota bacterium genome. Coding sequences within it:
- a CDS encoding alanine--glyoxylate aminotransferase family protein; the encoded protein is MSTSPPAFTLAAGPTTVSARVLAAQGSPVSYHYDPAFLERFRMLGDLVGQVYGTENDIILMQGEAVLGLEAAVVGVVRPGMKVINLANGPYGKGMGYWLAGHGAEVIEIETGFREVPAPEMIEEVAAAHPDVELLTVVHVETPCGTVSPLKQIGEICRRHDIVSLIDVVASLGGVELHPDEWGLDICISAPQKCLGGPSGMSLIAVSQAGWDLIAKNPNAPHDSFLSILDWKTKWLEGDKYPYTPSVSDVNGVIAACEQILEEGVEAAIARHAATAAACRAGVVAMGLELWPSDSRTAANSVTAVKLPEGLTDVQVRDHIRERYGVMISGALGAGNLVRIGHMGETARSLHPIIGLSALGQGLRDLGCEVDIGQGIEVAMQALSATPNL